A segment of the Necator americanus strain Aroian chromosome IV, whole genome shotgun sequence genome:
TTCGTTGTGGGCCATATGACGACAGTCTTACCGTGTATGGTTCAGTGTGGAAGCAGCCTTGTTATGTAAACAGTCCCTAACCGTATTAGAGTGTTTACGATAACAGAGCAATATATAAACCAAGTAACTGGTGGTGGCTTATTTTCTACTACACTTCAACCACGAGTGCGGTTGCGATGCCAGCGGTAAAAGCAAGGAAAGGGGCGTCGAGCCGCAAAAAGCCCAGCCGAATGGGGCTGGTACGACATCTGAAGAATGCATTGTGGTTGTCTCACAAACTAGCCTCTTGTGTCATTACAGCCGATGAGCGCCGAAGGAGAAAGACCAGTGGATCTGGTTACGCATATCACACGACAATCGCAGAAACAACGACAGATGGTGTTCGATCAAGTCACCGCCGCATCTAGGATCAACTGTAAAGGATTTCTAGAGAATCGAGTGAGTAGTTTCAGATGGATAAGCAAGGAGGCAGTCGAAAGCTGGTTTCAGGCGCACAATCGTGTACCAGTACCGATTCATGAGAAGAAGCGAGTGCTGCTTACAGTGGTTAGTTCCAGAACTCGCAGATCAAGGATTTTTGAATACAATGTCTCACTGAGAATAGAGAATCTAGGGTCTGAGGAGAAGGCATACGTTGCTGGGGTCCTTACTGCAGAGCAATACTACTCTCGGAACCGAGAGTACTGAGCCGTACTGAGCCATTGGTACACCAATGCCACTACTGAAACAAACAACCGTATCGAATGCAAACCAAAGATTAGAATTTAGCGTTGTATACGCGTAGTTTCGCGCGTTTCACTACTATGATAGTGCTGTTGATTCTCTCTGTTCGGATTGTCCAGTGATCCGCAAGGACTAAGTATGATACACTGATATGTGTGCACACTGGCATATTCTATCAGGCAAACAGCTACGATCATGCCATATAATgacgggcttagtctgtcacgtgtgcgtgtgtgtatgtgtatgtgtatgtgtatgtgtttgtgttgtatatttgtatatgtgtatatgtgtatatgtgtatgtgtgtatgtgtgtatacctgtatatgtgtgtatgtatatgtatgtatatatatatatatatatgtggtgtgtgtgtgtgacgaaattccaaaaaggcggtgcgacgggtccaccggtgtcgaattggtgccgcgacgccagaaagcaagaaaaaatggggtgcgacgggtcccacgatgCCGGATTGATGCGCCGGCGCTAGGTAGCTACAAAATTGGTCCTGCGACATCGAAATGGAGTGCAATAACTTGGGCATGTCGCAAGaagtaaatgggacgttgcaaccgtttcatagccgtggccactgggcgcgttgcttCTCCCTTTTATGACTCCTctgcgtgtctatttccttctacgcctcaagttggtagcatgcttTCCTcggaaagtggaaacatgcatgcaaacgctgcggctgcttaaatagcagtgaacagtttacatgatctgacgcaGAACGTTATTTATAtaagtaggatgatgtctttcacgtcattttatgccaaaacatcattctttgataactgttgggtgGAAACAGgtggaaaacccatatttcgagtaaaGCTTTTAAATTTAGTACATAATGTATTGGcaaagagtgtttgaagctgaagtttgaatgctcttcaaatgtagaactgacgcgtttagaaagaagactatgaaatctttcgcctttagttataatttaaaaaaatgaagaatgattgttggagatacacaagtctattttcacagaaaacggcaTTAATactaattttcgttgatcagtgaaagcgggcaaagcaaacaccacagaaagtttgaagtccggctttagtcgGACTTCTaccaaaaaatgaataagaaacaCAATAAATAAGATTTCTTGATAGCAGAGATAATAGTGCGACCAGCTTGGTTGGGAAGAACCTCATGTCCTTACTTTTTCTTGCAGATGTCGGGATAAATTTGTATGTCGGGCCTTCGTGTGCACCACTAGGCGTGTGATGAATCTCCTCCAGTTCTGGGGTCAGGAAACGTCCTCATGGACACACTTATTAGTTCATACATGTTATTAACATTAGCGTAATTCCTGTAGCTGACACAAAGAGACTCAAACTTAACAATCTAAAAACCCTAGGAGACTACAGATGGCTTAAGGTTGTTGTCAGGCAGGAACGGAACGGTACAgccaggtcaaaacgacaagaagcacggtgcatttgcttacgcgctcgaaacggcgcggtgaaggcagTAGTTGGAACCTAGTTGGAACTATTGCAAACTGCGGCGATGGGTGgcgccagcaagggttccagaacgctcctaaccgctacgccccaccgcaccgcctcgagagaagccgcttacgcaactgcaccgtgtttcatgtcgtttcgaccttACTATACATCCAGTTTCTCCTTTGGAACATCCAGCCCTCAGCATTATTATGTACGCACGACAAAAAAGTATGACAAACGTCATAGCAAGCGATTTCAAAGAAGACTTCGGAGatatgaaatgaaagagaagaaaaatggaatgaagTTGAAGTTACAATCTAGCATTCAATCGCATgcacaaaaaagcaaaacacacACGTAACGACTAAAAACAATTAGCCTGAGTAATTCTCGAAGTAAGGAGGAGATGAGAACTAAAACCAGAAATATTGTTTTGATGCCAGAAGTGGGTCGCGTATACGAGTTTGATTGCTACCTTCTCTACCTTCTACCATTGGCCTTCCTTATACTAAATGCAATAAAACATTCGTGTATACGGTCTACGCGGAAGCCAGATAGGCCAAATACCTAGAAGGAGCATGGATTGTTTGATGACAACTCTCCGTTTCGTTCCACTAAACTCCCCGACATTGAACAATATATCTGACGTCTAGTGGTACGAGTTACGGTGTCCGTTCGATGAAGGGTTCgcattttataattttcactTGAGTAGTATGTTGTTAGAAAGTAGAATGTTAGAGAATAGCATGTTGGTGGAAAAGAGAGATCTATGTCTTGTCTTTTCCATCTAACGCGTTCAAACCGGAGAGTTGTGAAGTTTTGGAGGGACACTGGTGTTTCAAAGAGCCTATCAGGCCATCAAAAGGAGCGATCGTTCTAAAGGCAGGGGATCAATGTTCGCCTTTGTCGCTGACGCCTCGCATCAGCCCGATTGACTGTGTTCGGCGACGACAGTGCGATGgaactgtgattttttttcgtccaatCGCACCACATCTTTAGGTGAAGGAAGGCGATGGCGAGTATTTCCCAGCGACGTACGCATGTTGTGAACGTGATGATTACATCCTCACACAGGCACCaacgaaagaaaactattgCGATTTTTGGCGAATGGTTTGGAGGGTATGATTGGAGTTATGAAAAGCGAGTAAATATTCCCAAACATGACAGCTGTAAAAACAGGTGCCTTTCAGGATAGTTGCAAAATTTGTGTTTCATTGAGTGAAAAGTTGAGCGATTCCGATGGAAAACTGTGTTATCCATACTGGCCAACGGAACAAGatggaaaattggaaatacaAGGGAGTCGTTTTGTGATAAAATGCCAAAAGAAGACTGATTTCAAAGGGTACACTATATATGACCTAAAATTGAACAGCACGGATCCTTCAATTGATGCATCGAGTGGAAACAAAAGTGTGCAGGTTACGGTTTATAAGTTTCAACGAGGTTTGCTTGGCGAGTTTAAAAATAGTTACAGGAAACTGAATTGGTTAGTAAACCTGAGGAAATAACGTTTATTGCAGAAAGACCAGGCAGATGACGAACACTCGGAAGACAAAAATTCTCGACCTGTGAGTTTCATACGAGATAGGaagtttcatagttttctacGGCTTTCTTAACCAACGCATGATTGCACACAActtataatcgggtcaaaacgacatgaagcacgagtgtagttgcagGAGCGGCCGTGGTAAATTGCTAAACAGACCGCTCGCAGCGTACTGCAAGCGGTATGCTTAGCAACTTACCAAAGTGACGTGAAGTGACGTCACTTTGGTTAGTTGACGAGTGAAACCGTCCGGATCGATGTTggcagaattttttgtttgctttcatttcttgcttttcgttctatttcttttcgtcttttaagtttcttttttcatattttgttatGCTTGCTGCATTTGCTTCTGTTATAAAGATCTATATTGAATCTGTACTGCTCCTAGGTTATTGTACTGTTTTCATTCGTGTTTTGCTTCTGAAATTAGGTTCAtagttgtatttatttctatgttaatGTCCTTTCGTTAGTTTTTTGCCTACGATCCCTccattacaaacaaaaaagaacattaacattAAACTAAATAcacgaacaaaaacaatacggTAACTCAAAGGCATtaaaccacgaatctggggtggtacggatttaatgggggtaatgcctatacgggttcgtagattgtgaggaagagggcgattccgttcatctcttcctgtatcagtgtaaacggacagTACCGGAACTggttcttacgacggcttctgttgcaatgcgcaaccgttgcgccccgcccctcctgcgattcgtcgaaaacccattcggacgaaacCCAGCTGAAACcagtaccaccccagattcgtggagcgatgcctttaagaacaaTACAGATACAATATAGATCTACGTAACAGTACTCAATACagcaaacataacaaaaatacaaaaaaaaagaaacgtaaaaCACggaaaaaccagaaagaaaagcaaaaaaaaagaaaacaagcaagAAATTGCGGCCAATATCAAGCTAACCTTTTTTTAAGGGAATTCATGAAACCCTCATTACTAGACAAGGGACTTGTGAAGTCGACAAAAATAAGAGACTTCATTGTTACGTTTCATTGTGCCCTGACGGGCACAAGTAGACATTTTCGCGCTTGGACCTCCCTTCATTTCTgcctaaaagaaaaaagacgaatgaTAGTTAGGAGAGCGCAGAACAATGGAAATATATCAAATAAGGAGAAGGGAGTGAGAGCTGTTTCAGAGAAGACAAAAGAGCGAAAAAGTTCTGGTtgcaaaattctggaaaacacGTCTTGCAAAATGAACATGACCAACAATGATTGGAGCACTTAATTCCCTCTGTGATACAACTGTAATAATACCGTAATTTATTTCCACTATTACACTGTAAACATGTCCAGATAACGCTCATGCATTTCGAAAGGTGGCCAACAGACTCGTGGCCGGATCTAGACTTACTTGGACCGTTCGTGCAAACACtatcaaaaaaagagattcagGTCCGTTGAGTAGTGTTATCGTAACCTAACTGACCTCTTCAGTAAAGAATGCTATAATAGTAATTATAAGTTTCTATCCTTTTAAAACAAGttaattccatttttatttttgtttttgaagattaTGCGGAAATCACTGGATAATTACGTACCGCCTGTCGTTATACAAAGTCATGATGGGCTTGGAAGGTATTTCCTGCACTACTCCAAACTTGAACTCATATCAAAAGCTTCACACAACGATAAGTTTTCAGGGCGCCTATTATATGGGTGTCGACAATTCTAATGAAGGATATAGAAAAGAAGGAGTGTTTTGATGTCGAAGATCTCGCGAAGAAATGCGTAAGGTGTGGAAGTAGCGGTTCACCTCAAAAGAGAAATCTATTCCAGTCTTCTTCACCTTTCGTTTAGAGCTCGACCAGGCGCGTTTTATAAAAAGATTCATTTCTGCGTCTTGATAGCTCTGGCATTCCGACTTTCATCTCTGGGCGGTTGGACTGCACTCGCAGTGCGTTCTTAGGGtttcttttcatggaattATCACAGTTCATCTAGCTATAAATGATGATTCCATTTCAGGACGCCCGTGCTAAAATCAAGGACATTGAACAAGCCTATCAAGCGAGTTTGAAGAAGTGAACGACGATGCTAAAAAGTTTCGAGATTCGTTACAATacatattcaaataaatatcgTGATTGGGTACGAAGTTGTGTCGAATAAATGGTTTGCGAGTATTTTATCGTTTTGATCAAAGTTGACTCAGCTCTGTGAACAGTTCCAATCAAAAGTGTTGTGGTGACATAATTTGCTGCTACATCGCTTGAAGTTACTAGATGTATTTCCAAGTATATAGTGTGTAGTTCACGTGTCCGGCCTCCTTCATTTACTTTCCTTGACAAAATCGGTGGTATCTATGTGATCCTCGATCACCAACATAGAACAGAATTCCAATCCTTTTGGTGCTCTTCATCCTTCGGTGATCTACTACGCTATTCAAAATGCTCGTTTCCTCCTTACCACCTCAGCCATCAGgccgttcatcatgttcactTCCCGATATGAAACATTCATATGTGTTCGTCGTGTTGAACGTGAATGCGGCATCCATTCTTCAtcaacatcgtcttttgtaggtAGATTCAATTTAAGATTCGACCTAAAtaatcagcgaaacgaaggtaGTGCAGCTGCCGGGGCATTAACCCTCACTCCCGGATGTCGTTGCGTCGCTTTTGCTCTCAACTTTTCGCATTTCTTCTAATTGCAACAATACAATATCTCGCCAGGTGAACAACTTTTCGTAGCTTCGAGGATTGTGAGAGCAACAATCATTCGAATCGACCGAGAGAACGGATAGTTTAGCGAATAGAGTATAATCGAGTCTGAAACTTGAACCCAGCATGCTGGGTCTCTTGAAACTGGACAGATCTCTTATCCCAACAATCAAAGAAATTGCAGTACTTGCTACATCATTAATCCAAGGCATATATTGAATCCACCAAGCGGCTAGGTAGCTGAGAATCCCCAAGCGACACACACTAAGTCACACTTTATGATACGTAAATCAAGCACAGAAGCTAAGAAGATaacacaacacaacacaacCCAAAGCACAGCTTCGATGTCGGCGATAACGACATAGGCGTGACGTCATTAACAGCACAAATTCTAGTGCCCAAAGTAATTTACGATATAAGATAGATAGAGGCGGGGGTACTCAGAAATGAGAAAGGGTGTCGAGGGAATGTGTGTGAGACAGAGGAAGACGATGAAAAAATGATCTACTGCTGGCCTGCTCACAGGAATCAACATAAGTGCCGGCAACTCTATGAGTGAATACAAACTTTGAGACATTTGACGTACTCCAGAAAGGCAGGAGTAGCCCAAGCACGTTTGCATCTCACGAATTGGTCCAGTAGTGTTCTTCGCCAAACatctagaagaacatctaaagcAATTGTGAACGAATCTACCATAGACTGCCGACAGAACACTCATCCTCCTTTGAATCTCGTTCTCCAGAACGCATCAGACACTCAACAGAGATCACAGACAATTTGATTGAGTTTGTATTCGCGTGCgtttacgagaaaaaatgcTTGAAACAGTCCCAGCTACACATATAATTTCACGTTCTATAGTCTGATGAAAACGACTTGAGGCTTGGTGCATTTGTGGAAACGGCTGCGCTCTAGGCGTTGACGTGGAGCTAATGCTCGTAATCGAGGTGGCAGTACTGCCAACTGGATTTGGTGTGCGAGCTAGCAATGGTCTCCCCACGCACCAGCCTATAGGCAGTGCCTTGAAGTAAAGAGTTTTTAGAGTAAAGAGTCAAAGAGAGGTAAAGAGTACACACGCAATCCGAGCATGGATGCTGTGTAGCTCTCAATGTGTTCGATAAAACAGCACTGGAACACTCTCGAAGATTACAGTATTCTCCTCATATTCCTAAGCGAACGGCCAAACTACCCATCAATCCTACGTTGAGGTACGATTCTCGCCTAAAGGGGTACTCTTATTTGCTGCTGGATCACTGGAAAAAATTGCTCGTGCTGAGTTAAGCGACGCATCTGGGGAGTGGTACTTATCAGTTGTTCGTTCGGGACCTTCAGATAGTTGTTGGTGTCGTTTCTCAATGGGTCACTTGTTCACTAGCAGCGATTTACTGCTGTTAAGAGTACAAAAGGGGTGGGTGTTGTGTAacagttagaggttccacttcctgcatgatcgatcgaaagttcgaatccgacctagtgctcaccaagcctttcatccctccggggtcgataaattggtaccagacttgtctgggaggagaaaaacactgacttgacacattggctagccaccgcaagtcattgtacaggccagttacacgttcgtaaacctcaaacgattctgaattgaagtgaacgtacaAAGAATATGAACTAGTAGGAAATTAATCGCCGAAAGGCAAGAAGTTTTCCTCTATTATTTTGCCCTTTCTTGGTTGTGTTTGTTTCAACCCAAAATGTTTCATGAGAGCAgctatggtcgggtcaaaacgacatgaatcacaagtgtagttgcggtgcatttgcgtacgcactcgaaacggcgcagttGAGGCGACgtgtggtgccagcaagggttttaTCACGCTTCTAGCCTCTGCGTTCCACCAAAGTGCCTCTAGAGAAGCCGCAATTAcatacgtgcttcatgtcgttttgaccctactatatagtcgggtcaatacgacatgaaacacgagtgtagttgatgtgcatttgcgtacgcactcgaaacggcgctgtggaggcagcagttggaaccgaggtgggcccgtcgccaactgcagcgatgggtggtgccagcaaggatttcacaacgctcctagccactacgttccaccgaagcgcctcgaaagaagccgcgtacgcaattgcgtacgtgtttcatgtcgtgaCCCTATTATACATTTTCAGTGGTGCATTTTATTCATCGTCACCGCAAATGCagacaagtgtttttttttacgattatcTGCTCCTATCTGCATTCTCCTTTAACAGCTCTAGGGCGTAGCCATTTGGCGCAATGACAGATGAACACTTATGGAAATATCTGCATTTTTTGAGAGCTTCTTAAAAGTCATAAAGATTCCAAAGAGAGCACAGTACGAGTCATTCA
Coding sequences within it:
- a CDS encoding hypothetical protein (NECATOR_CHRIV.G14857.T1) encodes the protein MPAVKARKGASSRKKPSRMGLPMSAEGERPVDLVTHITRQSQKQRQMVFDQVTAASRINCKGFLENRAHNRVPVPIHEKKRVLLTVVKEGDGEYFPATYACCERDDYILTQAPTKENYCDFWRMVWRDSCKICVSLSEKLSDSDGKLCYPYWPTEQDGKLEIQGSRFVIKCQKKTDFKGYTIYDLKLNSTDPSIDASSGNKSVQKDQADDEHSEDKNSRPITLMHFERWPTDSWPDLDLLGPFVQTLSKKEIQIMRKSLDNYVPPVVIQSHDGLGRAPIIWVSTILMKDIEKKECFDVEDLAKKCVRARPGAFYKKIHFCVLIALAFRLSSLGGWTALADARAKIKDIEQAYQASLKK